GGTCTAGCTTTTGTAACTTTAGAGACATATTATGGTTCTACTACTTCTTTAAGAGGATGTATAGGTTATGTTGAGGCTGTAGCACCATTAGTAGATATAGTAAGGAACGCGGCTATCGCTGCAGCGTTTTCTGATCCAAGATTTCCTCCAGTAACACCATCAGAAATTAATAATATATTAATAGAAATAACAATTTTAACTAAGCCAGAAGAAATCAATATTGAAAATAGAAAGGAATTACCTAAAGCGATTAAAGTAGGAAGAGATGGTTTAATAGTAGAAAAAGGATTATTGTATAGTGGTCTTCTTCTTCCTCAAGTTCCTATGGAATATTGTTGGGATGAAGAGACTTTCTTAGCTGAGACATGTATAAAAGCTGGACTTTTACCAGATTGTTGGCTAGACAATAAAGTTAGAATAAAAAGATTTGAAGGAATTATATTTAGAGAAAAATATCCTAGCTCAGAGGAGATAGAGGTAATTAGACCGTCTGATATAAAATGTAAAAAATCAGAATTACTAGAATAGCTTTTTATGGCTGTTAAAAAATATAACTAAGTGATTAATATGTCCTCAGAAGAAGAATATGCAGAGCTTTTTACTAACGAAGTAAAAGATGCATTAAAAGATGCATTAAAAGATATGAAAGATCCAGTTGATGTTTACGTATTTGTTGATTCTAATGATAAATCATGCAATTATTGTGATCTTACGCAAAAGCTCTTACTATTTGTTAGCGATGCTGCACCTACCAAAGATGGCAAAAGTTTACTTAATGTTCATATAGTAGATAGAGCTAAAGATGCGAAAGAATTTGAAGAATTTCAAGTAACTAGAGTACCTACAGTAGCATTTTTAAAGGGGTATATAAGATGGACTGGTGCTCCAGTAGGAGAAGAAATCAGAGCATTAGTTGAAACAATAGTAAGACTTTCACAAGGAGAAAGTGGATTAAGCCAAGAAACATTAAATGCAATAAAAGAAAAACTTAATGGAAAAGTAAAAGTTGAAGTAGTTGTTACTCCTTCATGTCCTTATTGTCCTTATGCTGCACTATTATCTCATATGGTAGCCTATGAAGCGTGTAAAGCTAATAAGTGTGATATAATATCTGAGGTTGTAGAAGCATATGAGAATCAAGATATAGCAGAGAAGTATCAAGTTATGTCAGTACCAGCAGTAGCTGTTAACGAATCAGTAGAATTTATAGGAGTTCCAAACGAAGAGAATTTCGTTAATACCATTTTAGAAAAGCAAAAGGTAAATTAAGACCGCCTTTTTTAATTAAACTTTTATCTTCTAAATCTATAATTTTTACTCGAAAACATGAAAACTATTATTATAAAACTTACTGATGATGAGTACAAGCAGTTAGAAGAAGAGGCAAAAAAGGAAGGTTATGTATTGCTTAGTTCATATGTTAAATTTAAGTTACTATCTTCTAATTCTTTGCCGGAATCAAATGTATCAAATGCTAATACTGATGATATAGTTAGAAAAATAGAAAGAAAAGTTCAAGATATGGTTAATCCTTTTACTGCTGAAGTAGATAATTTAAAGAGAAAAGTTGCTGAACTATCGGAAAAACTAGATAGTTTAACTGAAATGCAAAAAGAGAATTTAGAAAAAGCCAAAACTGAAGTTAAGCCAAAAAAATTTGGAAATGCACAACAGCAACAAGGTCATAAGAAAACTGTAATGGAGATATTAAAGGAACAAGGCGTAATATATGAAAGCGAAATTAAATTAAAAAATCCTGATTTGTTCTTCGAGAAGATTGAAAAAGAAGGTGGTAAAGTATTATATACAGAAAAAGAAAGGATAGCAGTAGATCAAGAATTTTACTCTAATTTTGTAAAAAAATTAACGGATATACATACATCCGATGATGTAGAAGCTCAAAAATTCCTAAATAAACAGGAGCATAAGCTATTCCAAAAATTGAGATCCTTAGGAATAATTTACTTTGATACTAATACTAAATCGTGGAAAATATCTGGGTTATAAATCTAGGTAATGTTACTCCTTTTTGACCTTGATATTTTCCGTGATATGGATTCTCTACTGGAGTTAACGTTTTTGCGAAAATTAGGTGTAGGAATCTATCTCCTCTTTTTAGCTTTATTGGGAATGCGGATCCAATTATTTCTATCGTTATCTGTCCTTCAAATCCTGCATCTACAATAGTTGGAGGGATGAAAAGACCTAATCTAGCAAAACTTGACCTAAGATTTACGAAGGCCATTATATCGTGCGGTAATGCTACTATTTCTTCTGTTGTTAAAAGAACGTGCTCCTGAGGCTTTATCAAAAATTCTTCCCCTTTTTCTACATCATAAAATTCTTTGATGTTAGAAGAATCGAATATTTTATCAGTTTTTTTGAATCTTGCAATTTCTCCTCCTATTCTTAAATCTACTCCATTCTCTCTTATTGTGTCATTTTGTAATGGTTCTATTTTTATCCATCCTTTCTCGAGGTAATACTTTAAATCACGATCTCCTAGAATCATATATTTATATTATTATTAGTCCTCTAATATACAAAATGGCTCAATAATATCCTTCGAATTTAGTCAGAGTAACTCTGAGACTTCATCTATCGGACTTGCCGGTTTTCATCATCAAATATATTATATTGCTATATAATCTTTTATTTATGGAGTTTAAAGTTATAGCAGAATACTTTGACAGATTGGAAAAAATATCATCTAGGATTCAGTTAACCTCTCTTTTATCTGATTTATTTAAAAATACTGATAAGGATGTTATAGATAAGGTTGTCTATCTTATTCAGGGTAAGTTATGGCCAGACTTTTTAGGCATGCCAGAGTTAGGTATTGGAGACAAATTCTTAATTAAGGCATTGTCAATAGCTACGGGAGTTAATGAAGATGAAATAGATAAATTATTTAAAAACATAGGTGATCTTGGCGAGGTAGCATTTGAAATTAAGCAGAGACAACAAGGTTCTAATATTTTAAGTTTTCTTGGTGCACAAAAAAGCACTACACTAACTGTTGAAGAGGCTTATGAGGATTTAACTAAAATAGCAACGTCTACTGGAGAGAGAAGTAGAGATATAAAGATAAGATTATTAGCTGGATTATTAAAGAAAGCTTCACCTTTGGAAGCTAAATATCTTGTAAGATTTATCGATGGACGGCTTAGAGTAGGAATAGGAGATGCTACGGTATTAGATGCATTATCTATTACTTTTGCGGGAGGACAGAATTTTAGACCTTATGTAGAAAGAGCATACAATTTAAGAGCTGATTTAGGTAATATAGCGAGAATTCTAGCTTTTGAAGGAATAGAAAAAATAAAGAACATAAAACCTGAGCCTGGTATTCCAATTAGACCAATGCTAGCTGAAAGACTTTCAGATCCTGCGGAAATTTTAGATAAGGTAGGTAAAACAGGATTAGTAGACTATAAGTATGATGGAGAAAGAGGTCAGATTCATAAACATGGAGATAAGATCTTTATTTTTTCTAGAAGATTAGAAAATATCACATCTCAGTATCCAGATGTAGCAGAATATGTATCTAAATTTGTAAATGGTTCAGAGTTTATAATAGAAGGAGAAATCATACCAGTTGATCCAGATACAGGGGAGATGAGGCCTTTTCAAGAATTAATGCATAGAAAGAGAAAAAACGATATTCATGAGGCAATTAAAGATTATCCAGTAAACGTTATGCTATTTGACATTATGTATTATGAAGGTGAAGATTATACAGTAAAGCCATTACCAGAAAGAAGGAAAAAATTAGAATCGATAATAACTGACAATGATAAGGTTCATATAGCAGATCATATAATTACTGACGATGTAAATAAACTAAAGGAATTCTTTTATCAAGCAATTTCTGATGGAGCAGAAGGTGTTATGGTAAAATCTCTAGCTCCAGATTCTATATATCAAGCTGGATCTAGAGGTTGGTTATGGATAAAATTTAAGAGAGATTACCAAAGCGAAATGGCAGATACAGTTGATTTAGTATTAGTAGGAGCATTTTATGGTAAAGGTAAAAAAGGTGGAAAATTTAGCTCATTTTTAATGGGAGCATACAACCCTGACAAAGATGTATTCGAAACCGTGTGTAAAGTGGCCTCTGGCTTTAGCGATGCAGAATTAGATGAATTACAAAAGAAGATTGCAGAGCTAAGAAGAAACGAACCACATCCTAGAGTAGTTTCAAGTATGGTACCTGATGTATGGTTAACTCCATCATTAGTAGCGGAAATAATAGGAGCTGAGATAACTATATCTCCTTTACATACATGCTGTAAGGATCAATATGCTATAGGCGGATTATCAGTGAGATTTCCAAGATTTATAAGATGGAGGCCAGATAAAAGTCCAGAAGATGCTACTACAAATACTGAGATTTTAGAAATGTATAAGAATCAACTAAAGAAGATCGAAGAAAATCCTACAGATAAAGGAACATAAGTTTTTATAAAATTTCAACGAAAAATGTTTCTATGTTTGTTGATATACTTAAAAGTGGTGCAATAACTGTAGGAGATAACTTTACTATTGATGGTCACGCAGAAAGAAATTTTAGAGTAGTAACGCATTTTCATTCAGATCATTTATTACAATTAAAGAAGAGCATTCAATCTTGTATAGGTATTATAGCTACTCCACCTACATTAGATGTTTTGGAAGTTTTAGATTACGACATACCGAAAAGAAAAAGAATAGGAATTAATTATAATATTCCTTTAAAAATTGAAAATGAAAAAGTAGAACTTTTTCCTGCAGAACATATATTTGGTGCATCGCAAGTAGTTATTAGCAATGATAAGAATGAAAAAGTAGGATATACAGGCGATTTTAAAAATCCGGGAAATGGAACACCAATATTAGATGTTGATATTCTAATAATAGATTCTACGTACGGTAAGCCAATCTTTAAGAGAAGATTTAAGAATGAAATAGAAACTTTATTTTCAGACTATGTTAATGACTCATTAATTAGTGGTCCAGTACGAATTTATGCATATCACGGTAAAGTTCAAGAAGCAATGAAGGTATTACGGAAAAATGGTATTGATGCACCGTTTATTGTTGATGGAAAGATAAAAGAAATAACTGATATAGCAATTAAATATGGACTAAATGTAAAAGATGTTTTTTCTACTAAAGATGAGGAAGCTAAACAAATAATTAAAGATGGGTGGTATATAGAATTTAAGCATTATAACGAATCTAAGAATAGAGATAGTAAGTTTTCCAATTTTATTTTATCTGGATGGGAATTTAATGAACCTGTAAAGCAATTAGATAAAAAGACTAAAGTAGTAGCATTTAGTGATCATGGCGATTTTGATGATACAATCTATTATATAGATTCATCTCCAGCATCATTAATAGTAGTCGATGGTGGAAGAAAAGGCTATTCTAAGGAGCTAGCTGAATATGTAAGAAAGTATTTAAAAAGAAAGGCAATTACTCTACCTTAAACTTTATATTACCATTTTCTCATCTATTAATTTTTTCTTTTGAAATCTTTCTGGTGAGAAAATATCAATAAATTTACTTTTTCTATTGTCAGCTATTAAGTCTGCCATAATATGTCCGGAAAACGGTGCAAACATCATTCCATGCCCGCTATATCCGGCATCAACATAGAGACCTTCTGGCCATGAATTTGAATATCCCATTACATGGGAATGATCAGGAGTCATCTCATAATATCCACTCCATCCTCTCATAATTCCAATTCCATCTATATCTTTTATTAAGTTTCTAATTGATTTAAGAAAATGAATAGTATTTTGTAAAGAAATTGAAAAATGCTGGAATTGAGTTTTTTCTGCTTCGTCTTCTACTCCACCTATTATTTCTCCTTTTAAAGTCTGGGAAAAGTAAATTCTATCATTGAAGTCTATTATTAGTGGTTTTATTTTAAATTTAATGTCTTCTGTTATATATATTTCCTTTTTATCTGGATATATGGGTAAATTAATATTCATGGTTTTAAAAATTTCGCCAGACCATGCTCCTGCAGTTACAACTACTGTATCGTCTTTTATTTCTGTTCCGTCTTCAAGAATTACTCCTTTAATTCTATTATTTTCTACATGAATTTTTGACGCTTTAGAAATAATTATATTATATTTGTCTCTTATTTTTTCATAATAACTATAATTTATATAATCATGATGAAAAGCTCCATCTTGAGGAGCAAAATAGCATAGTCCGTCTTTTTTTAGATATTCAAATTCATTACAGTTAATGAATTTTCCTTTAATATTGTATTTTTCCCATAAAGAATCTAGTTTTCTAAATGTTTCTACGTATTTATCATCAAGAAGCCATAAGTAGCCGGTTCTATAAAGTAGAGGGTTATATTCTAGGTCTTTTGCTTCTTTATACAGATATTTAATTCCTTCTATTGCAAATTCTATATTGTCTTTACTATAGAAGTGATATCTATATCTACTTGCATTTCTTCCACTAGATCCATAACCTATTCTCTTTTGTTCTATAATAGTTATATTAGATATATCTTTTTTAAAAAGATGATATGCAAGACTTAATCCATGAGATCCTGCTCCAATAATTATAATTTGTATTCACCATAATGTATATAAAGGTGATCTGAAAGTTATTAATGTATCGCTTTTTGTAACGCTTCCAG
This genomic window from Acidianus manzaensis contains:
- a CDS encoding CopG family transcriptional regulator — translated: MKTIIIKLTDDEYKQLEEEAKKEGYVLLSSYVKFKLLSSNSLPESNVSNANTDDIVRKIERKVQDMVNPFTAEVDNLKRKVAELSEKLDSLTEMQKENLEKAKTEVKPKKFGNAQQQQGHKKTVMEILKEQGVIYESEIKLKNPDLFFEKIEKEGGKVLYTEKERIAVDQEFYSNFVKKLTDIHTSDDVEAQKFLNKQEHKLFQKLRSLGIIYFDTNTKSWKISGL
- a CDS encoding NAD(P)/FAD-dependent oxidoreductase, which produces MIIIGAGSHGLSLAYHLFKKDISNITIIEQKRIGYGSSGRNASRYRYHFYSKDNIEFAIEGIKYLYKEAKDLEYNPLLYRTGYLWLLDDKYVETFRKLDSLWEKYNIKGKFINCNEFEYLKKDGLCYFAPQDGAFHHDYINYSYYEKIRDKYNIIISKASKIHVENNRIKGVILEDGTEIKDDTVVVTAGAWSGEIFKTMNINLPIYPDKKEIYITEDIKFKIKPLIIDFNDRIYFSQTLKGEIIGGVEDEAEKTQFQHFSISLQNTIHFLKSIRNLIKDIDGIGIMRGWSGYYEMTPDHSHVMGYSNSWPEGLYVDAGYSGHGMMFAPFSGHIMADLIADNRKSKFIDIFSPERFQKKKLIDEKMVI
- a CDS encoding MBL fold metallo-hydrolase — encoded protein: MFVDILKSGAITVGDNFTIDGHAERNFRVVTHFHSDHLLQLKKSIQSCIGIIATPPTLDVLEVLDYDIPKRKRIGINYNIPLKIENEKVELFPAEHIFGASQVVISNDKNEKVGYTGDFKNPGNGTPILDVDILIIDSTYGKPIFKRRFKNEIETLFSDYVNDSLISGPVRIYAYHGKVQEAMKVLRKNGIDAPFIVDGKIKEITDIAIKYGLNVKDVFSTKDEEAKQIIKDGWYIEFKHYNESKNRDSKFSNFILSGWEFNEPVKQLDKKTKVVAFSDHGDFDDTIYYIDSSPASLIVVDGGRKGYSKELAEYVRKYLKRKAITLP
- a CDS encoding ATP-dependent DNA ligase, whose translation is MEFKVIAEYFDRLEKISSRIQLTSLLSDLFKNTDKDVIDKVVYLIQGKLWPDFLGMPELGIGDKFLIKALSIATGVNEDEIDKLFKNIGDLGEVAFEIKQRQQGSNILSFLGAQKSTTLTVEEAYEDLTKIATSTGERSRDIKIRLLAGLLKKASPLEAKYLVRFIDGRLRVGIGDATVLDALSITFAGGQNFRPYVERAYNLRADLGNIARILAFEGIEKIKNIKPEPGIPIRPMLAERLSDPAEILDKVGKTGLVDYKYDGERGQIHKHGDKIFIFSRRLENITSQYPDVAEYVSKFVNGSEFIIEGEIIPVDPDTGEMRPFQELMHRKRKNDIHEAIKDYPVNVMLFDIMYYEGEDYTVKPLPERRKKLESIITDNDKVHIADHIITDDVNKLKEFFYQAISDGAEGVMVKSLAPDSIYQAGSRGWLWIKFKRDYQSEMADTVDLVLVGAFYGKGKKGGKFSSFLMGAYNPDKDVFETVCKVASGFSDAELDELQKKIAELRRNEPHPRVVSSMVPDVWLTPSLVAEIIGAEITISPLHTCCKDQYAIGGLSVRFPRFIRWRPDKSPEDATTNTEILEMYKNQLKKIEENPTDKGT
- a CDS encoding TIGR00296 family protein, producing the protein MSLISIQELSREEGKILIQIARRAIQRKLGLIKNEDVQIEDEKLNKKGLAFVTLETYYGSTTSLRGCIGYVEAVAPLVDIVRNAAIAAAFSDPRFPPVTPSEINNILIEITILTKPEEINIENRKELPKAIKVGRDGLIVEKGLLYSGLLLPQVPMEYCWDEETFLAETCIKAGLLPDCWLDNKVRIKRFEGIIFREKYPSSEEIEVIRPSDIKCKKSELLE
- the pdo gene encoding protein disulfide oxidoreductase is translated as MSSEEEYAELFTNEVKDALKDALKDMKDPVDVYVFVDSNDKSCNYCDLTQKLLLFVSDAAPTKDGKSLLNVHIVDRAKDAKEFEEFQVTRVPTVAFLKGYIRWTGAPVGEEIRALVETIVRLSQGESGLSQETLNAIKEKLNGKVKVEVVVTPSCPYCPYAALLSHMVAYEACKANKCDIISEVVEAYENQDIAEKYQVMSVPAVAVNESVEFIGVPNEENFVNTILEKQKVN
- the dcd gene encoding dCTP deaminase; protein product: MILGDRDLKYYLEKGWIKIEPLQNDTIRENGVDLRIGGEIARFKKTDKIFDSSNIKEFYDVEKGEEFLIKPQEHVLLTTEEIVALPHDIMAFVNLRSSFARLGLFIPPTIVDAGFEGQITIEIIGSAFPIKLKRGDRFLHLIFAKTLTPVENPYHGKYQGQKGVTLPRFITQIFSTI